A stretch of the Thermus thermophilus genome encodes the following:
- a CDS encoding ABC transporter permease: protein MLTDRKRLGLLVLLGGGGTLLLWYLAPWAVPHRVFGGEGVLLNPFGHHLPQGSLPQGYRDAWLYPVFYLSLAWLALSLLLPWTKAGPQGLYWAGALGLGLFLLTYLLFQGSVAQVNAGAERPLLRRYSLGLGSYATLAYGLYLLLLARVFSPGGLALLVRRRGVVVPLFSLLLASLLGGAIVAVLKESPGEAATWREALMLKLDLITYTYQLLYSPLVSPSGFLQSLLLATPLIFTGLSVALGFRGGLFNIGAPGQLILGAIAAMLVGVYLPGPRWLVLPLALLAAALAGGLWGAIPGWLKARFGAHEVINTIMFNYIAASLFLFLISANEYKFFGQTLHLPFKYPGYEARSYEVRPEARIPHWTDLVAPGGELSFALPLALLLGVLGYFLVRRSLGHRVLAAGLLGALGYGLGGLLPGPQVAFGPDLTSVRLNGAFLLALLALLFFHLYVFRHVGGYELRALGLAPKAAEYGGVNPGRKVVWTMFLAGALAGLAATHYVLGGGIDEYRLKQSLPYSVGFDGIAVALMGQNTPLGVGLAAWLFGILLTGGLQVNLQLGISRELVAVLQALIVLFIAAGGFLPRYFTDPLRAAEVELKAEKEVKE, encoded by the coding sequence GTGTTGACGGACCGCAAGCGCCTGGGGCTTCTCGTCCTCCTGGGAGGGGGGGGCACCCTCCTCCTCTGGTACCTCGCCCCCTGGGCCGTGCCCCATAGGGTCTTCGGCGGCGAGGGGGTGCTCCTCAACCCCTTCGGCCACCACCTGCCCCAAGGGAGCCTGCCCCAAGGCTACCGGGACGCCTGGCTCTACCCCGTCTTCTACCTCTCCCTGGCCTGGCTTGCCCTGAGCCTCCTCCTCCCCTGGACCAAGGCGGGCCCCCAGGGGCTCTACTGGGCGGGGGCCCTGGGCCTAGGGCTTTTCCTCCTCACCTACCTCCTCTTCCAAGGGAGCGTGGCCCAGGTGAACGCCGGGGCGGAAAGGCCCCTCCTCAGGCGGTATAGCCTGGGCCTTGGGAGCTACGCCACCTTGGCCTACGGCCTCTACCTCCTCCTCCTCGCCCGGGTCTTTTCCCCGGGGGGGCTCGCCCTTTTGGTGCGGAGGCGGGGGGTGGTGGTGCCCCTTTTCTCCCTCCTCCTCGCCTCCCTCCTAGGTGGGGCCATCGTGGCCGTGCTCAAGGAAAGCCCCGGGGAGGCCGCCACCTGGCGGGAGGCCCTTATGCTCAAGCTGGACCTCATCACCTACACCTACCAGCTCCTCTATAGCCCCCTGGTGAGCCCTTCGGGGTTTCTCCAAAGCCTCCTCCTCGCCACCCCCCTCATCTTCACCGGGCTTTCCGTGGCCCTGGGCTTTAGGGGCGGCCTCTTCAACATCGGGGCCCCGGGGCAGCTCATCCTGGGGGCCATCGCCGCCATGCTGGTGGGGGTCTACCTCCCGGGCCCGAGGTGGCTCGTCCTGCCCCTGGCCCTCCTCGCCGCCGCCTTGGCCGGGGGGCTTTGGGGGGCAATCCCGGGCTGGCTCAAGGCCCGCTTCGGGGCCCACGAGGTGATCAACACCATCATGTTCAACTACATCGCCGCAAGCCTCTTCCTCTTCCTCATCTCCGCCAACGAGTACAAGTTCTTCGGCCAAACCCTCCACCTCCCCTTCAAGTACCCCGGCTACGAGGCCCGGAGCTACGAGGTCCGGCCCGAGGCCCGCATCCCCCATTGGACCGACCTCGTGGCCCCGGGTGGGGAGCTCTCCTTCGCCCTGCCCCTCGCCCTCCTCCTGGGGGTTTTGGGCTACTTCCTGGTGCGGAGGAGCCTGGGCCACCGGGTCCTCGCCGCAGGCCTCCTCGGGGCCTTGGGCTACGGGCTTGGGGGGCTTCTTCCCGGGCCCCAGGTGGCCTTCGGCCCCGACCTCACCTCGGTGCGCCTGAACGGGGCCTTCCTCCTCGCCCTCCTCGCCCTCCTCTTCTTCCACCTCTACGTCTTCCGCCACGTGGGGGGGTATGAGCTTCGCGCCCTGGGCCTCGCCCCCAAGGCGGCGGAGTACGGGGGGGTGAACCCGGGAAGAAAGGTGGTCTGGACCATGTTCCTGGCGGGGGCCCTGGCGGGCCTCGCCGCCACCCACTACGTCCTGGGGGGCGGGATTGACGAGTACCGCCTGAAGCAGTCCCTCCCCTACTCCGTGGGCTTTGACGGGATCGCCGTGGCCCTCATGGGGCAGAACACCCCCCTTGGGGTGGGCCTCGCCGCCTGGCTTTTCGGCATCCTCCTCACCGGGGGGCTCCAGGTGAACCTGCAGCTTGGCATCAGCCGGGAGCTGGTGGCGGTGCTCCAGGCCCTCATCGTCCTCTTCATCGCCGCGGGGGGCTTCCTCCCCCGGTACTTCACCGACCCCCTGAGGGCCGCGGAGGTGGAGCTCAAGGCGGAAAAGGAGGTGAAAGAATGA
- a CDS encoding PaaX family transcriptional regulator C-terminal domain-containing protein, whose amino-acid sequence MRARSTLFTLFVEYVYPERAARVRDLVAMMAALGFSEMAVRAALSRSAKRGWVAPKREGRAASYALSDRVYWQVRQVRRRLYGPLPPWDGRFLLVLPEGPKDRGERERFRREMALLGYGGLQSGVYLGVGVDLEATRELLGFYGLAATCFQGELLGGKEEVLRAFPLEEAKAGYGRLAAFLGQSPEDPVEAFRHLTRLVHEARKLLFLDPGLPQELLGPEFPGPKVRRLFLAAREELRARAAPFLKGLSLPLSDLSPVSR is encoded by the coding sequence ATGCGGGCCAGGTCCACCCTCTTCACCCTGTTCGTGGAGTACGTCTACCCGGAACGGGCGGCCCGGGTGCGGGACCTCGTGGCCATGATGGCCGCCCTGGGCTTTTCGGAGATGGCGGTGCGGGCGGCGCTTTCCCGGAGCGCCAAGCGGGGCTGGGTGGCGCCCAAGCGGGAGGGGCGGGCCGCCTCCTACGCCCTCTCCGACCGGGTCTACTGGCAGGTGCGCCAGGTGCGCCGCCGCCTCTACGGGCCCCTCCCCCCGTGGGACGGGCGCTTCCTCCTCGTCCTTCCCGAGGGGCCCAAGGACCGGGGGGAGAGGGAGAGGTTCCGGCGGGAGATGGCCCTTTTGGGCTACGGAGGGCTGCAAAGCGGGGTCTATTTGGGGGTTGGGGTGGACCTCGAGGCCACCCGGGAGCTCCTCGGCTTCTACGGCCTCGCCGCCACCTGCTTCCAAGGGGAGCTTCTCGGGGGAAAGGAGGAGGTCCTCAGGGCCTTCCCCCTGGAGGAGGCCAAGGCGGGCTATGGGCGGCTTGCCGCCTTCCTGGGCCAAAGCCCCGAGGACCCCGTGGAGGCCTTCCGCCACCTCACCCGGCTCGTCCACGAGGCGAGGAAGCTCCTCTTCCTGGACCCCGGCCTCCCCCAGGAGCTTTTGGGCCCTGAGTTTCCGGGGCCAAAGGTGCGCCGCCTCTTCCTTGCGGCCCGGGAGGAGCTGAGGGCCCGGGCGGCCCCCTTCCTCAAGGGCCTTTCCCTCCCCCTTTCAGACCTCTCACCCGTTTCCCGGTAG
- a CDS encoding PSP1 domain-containing protein has translation MTVGVRFRTPVLRYVRFRGEAPPVDAFVVVRTGRGLEVGRVRTPPVDRPASGEVVRLASKEDLDRAARLRARAEEALHFVRARFREEGVQAKILGCDFTLDGRHLVIHYSAEERVNLRRFAPELARALGARIEFVAEGPREEARYLGTLGACGMESCCSTWLQGFAQVSIKLARDQQLPLNPEKISGPCGRLLCCLTYEHPVYQELLKELPKKNARVCTREGVCGKVQKVNPLKGTVELHLEDGKTLEVSKEELA, from the coding sequence ATGACCGTGGGCGTACGCTTCCGTACCCCCGTCCTCCGCTACGTCCGCTTCCGGGGGGAGGCCCCGCCCGTGGACGCCTTCGTGGTGGTCCGCACCGGACGGGGGCTGGAGGTGGGCCGGGTCCGCACCCCTCCCGTGGACCGGCCGGCCTCGGGGGAGGTGGTGCGGCTCGCCTCCAAGGAGGACCTGGACCGGGCGGCGAGGCTTCGCGCCCGGGCGGAGGAGGCCCTCCACTTCGTCCGGGCCCGGTTCCGGGAGGAAGGGGTGCAGGCCAAGATCCTGGGGTGCGACTTCACCCTGGACGGCCGCCACCTCGTCATCCACTACAGCGCCGAGGAGCGGGTGAACCTGAGGCGCTTTGCCCCCGAGCTCGCCCGCGCCCTGGGGGCCCGGATTGAGTTCGTGGCCGAAGGCCCCCGGGAGGAGGCCCGCTACCTGGGGACCTTGGGGGCCTGCGGCATGGAGTCCTGCTGCTCCACCTGGCTCCAGGGCTTCGCCCAGGTCTCCATCAAGCTCGCCCGGGACCAGCAGCTTCCCCTAAACCCCGAGAAGATCTCGGGCCCCTGCGGGAGGCTTCTCTGCTGCCTCACCTACGAGCACCCCGTCTACCAGGAGCTTCTCAAGGAGCTTCCCAAGAAGAACGCCCGGGTGTGCACGAGGGAGGGGGTCTGCGGCAAGGTGCAGAAGGTGAACCCCTTGAAGGGCACGGTGGAGCTCCACCTGGAGGACGGGAAGACCCTCGAGGTCTCCAAGGAGGAGCTCGCGTGA
- a CDS encoding IS4 family transposase → MPPTTPLSQVITLWVHKVFASLRKTIRSNLALFLSTLLTTPLDPTLSDLARRTPLPTLAQSRLNRLWRFLHHPTLQDPWALTEALLPLLVPRFPKDRPLPLIVDWTFTEDGRHQALVAALPLKGRALVVAFALHPLSPFPSQNRVEEEFLHRLGRAVQDLGYTPLFLLDRGFDRVSLMRKLQGWGMGFLIRLRQNREVEPQGGKRLPLKEGYQRVVHPLREEVRLFGHGGEGVEVTLLVYPGGRDPWYLAYSGPFGGEPPYGWRMWIEEGFRDLKGQGFGLDRHRLRTGASLRGWLWLLALGMALLVLLGARLQGREWLPRLLAHPERQSLFRLGRIALAQGPPPWREAVVEELVRLLQELGGGK, encoded by the coding sequence GTGCCGCCCACCACCCCCCTTTCCCAAGTTATCACCCTCTGGGTCCATAAGGTCTTCGCCTCCCTCAGGAAAACCATCCGCTCCAACCTCGCCCTCTTCCTGTCCACCCTCCTCACTACCCCCCTGGACCCCACCCTCTCCGACCTCGCCCGCAGAACCCCCCTCCCCACCCTGGCCCAAAGCCGCCTCAATCGCCTCTGGCGCTTCCTCCATCACCCCACCCTGCAAGACCCCTGGGCCCTCACCGAAGCCCTCCTCCCCCTCCTCGTCCCTCGTTTCCCCAAAGACCGCCCCCTCCCCCTCATCGTGGACTGGACCTTCACAGAGGACGGTAGGCACCAAGCCCTGGTGGCCGCCCTTCCCCTCAAGGGAAGGGCCCTGGTGGTGGCCTTCGCTCTTCACCCCCTCTCCCCTTTCCCCAGTCAAAACCGGGTGGAGGAGGAGTTCCTCCACCGCCTGGGCCGCGCCGTCCAGGACCTGGGATATACCCCCCTCTTCCTCCTGGACCGCGGCTTTGACCGGGTCTCCCTGATGCGAAAGCTCCAGGGGTGGGGCATGGGCTTCCTCATCCGCCTGCGGCAGAACCGGGAGGTGGAACCCCAAGGGGGGAAGCGCCTTCCCCTGAAGGAGGGCTACCAGCGTGTGGTCCACCCCCTGCGGGAGGAGGTCCGCCTTTTCGGACACGGTGGGGAGGGGGTAGAAGTCACCCTCCTGGTGTACCCAGGGGGTCGGGATCCCTGGTATCTGGCCTATTCGGGCCCTTTTGGGGGGGAGCCGCCCTATGGGTGGCGGATGTGGATTGAAGAGGGGTTTAGGGACCTGAAGGGGCAGGGGTTTGGGCTGGACCGCCATCGGCTGCGGACGGGGGCGAGCCTCAGGGGGTGGTTATGGCTTCTGGCCTTGGGGATGGCGCTCTTGGTCCTTCTGGGGGCGCGCTTGCAGGGCAGGGAATGGCTTCCCCGGCTTCTGGCCCATCCCGAGCGGCAAAGCCTCTTCCGTCTGGGCCGGATCGCCCTGGCCCAGGGGCCCCCGCCTTGGAGGGAAGCAGTGGTGGAGGAGCTGGTCAGGTTGCTTCAGGAACTGGGGGGAGGAAAGTGA
- a CDS encoding metallophosphoesterase family protein has protein sequence MRHLVLSDIHGNWPALEAVLQAAPPFDRVLFLGDAVGYYPDGDRVLGWLREVGAECVLGNHDAWLLALDRLPVEGVVLEILEWQRRRLSPENLAFLASWPWQREVEGALLVHGSPCDPWEYLDDLAPARQAFRCSGARLAFHGHTHLAGAFLELQGPRPWVRYQAFPEGGELVLPPPVRALVNPGSVGQPRDGVPGAAFALWEGDRIAFYRVAYDLERVAARLAEEGFPPWLYTRLTLGQ, from the coding sequence GTGCGCCACCTGGTCCTCTCCGACATCCACGGGAACTGGCCCGCCCTGGAGGCGGTGCTCCAGGCCGCCCCCCCCTTTGACCGGGTGCTCTTCCTGGGGGACGCGGTGGGCTACTACCCGGACGGGGACCGGGTGCTCGGCTGGCTCCGGGAGGTGGGGGCGGAGTGCGTTCTGGGGAACCACGACGCCTGGCTCCTCGCCCTGGACCGGCTCCCCGTGGAGGGCGTGGTGCTGGAGATCCTGGAGTGGCAAAGGCGCCGCCTCTCCCCCGAAAACCTCGCCTTCCTCGCCTCCTGGCCCTGGCAGAGGGAGGTGGAGGGGGCGCTCCTCGTCCACGGAAGCCCCTGCGACCCCTGGGAGTACCTGGACGACCTGGCCCCCGCCCGGCAGGCCTTCCGCTGCAGCGGGGCCCGGCTCGCCTTTCACGGGCACACGCACCTCGCGGGGGCCTTTCTGGAGCTCCAGGGCCCCCGCCCCTGGGTGCGCTACCAGGCCTTCCCCGAAGGGGGGGAGCTCGTCCTGCCCCCCCCGGTGCGGGCCCTGGTGAACCCGGGTTCCGTGGGCCAGCCCAGGGACGGGGTCCCGGGGGCGGCCTTCGCCCTTTGGGAGGGGGACCGGATCGCCTTCTACCGGGTGGCCTACGACCTGGAGCGCGTGGCCGCCCGCCTTGCGGAGGAGGGCTTTCCCCCATGGCTCTACACCCGGCTCACCCTGGGGCAATAA
- a CDS encoding extracellular solute-binding protein, with the protein MRGFSALLPILSLALAQTVIPFWHTAGPPGDRVLEEAIRSFHAGQNAYRLEARYVGDYREAGVKLLAALRSGRPPALFHAELSFLPRLAKEGLALPLDAHLQDLPQDLYPAPLKAGQVQGRTYGLPLGVSVPALYYNKDAFRAKGLKPLSSHHFPPPSS; encoded by the coding sequence ATGAGGGGGTTTTCCGCCCTTCTGCCCATCCTCTCCCTGGCCCTGGCCCAGACGGTCATCCCCTTTTGGCACACCGCAGGCCCTCCCGGCGACCGGGTCCTGGAGGAGGCGATCCGCTCCTTCCACGCGGGCCAGAACGCCTACCGCCTCGAGGCCCGGTACGTGGGGGACTACCGCGAGGCCGGGGTGAAGCTCCTCGCCGCCCTGCGCTCCGGCAGGCCGCCCGCCCTCTTCCACGCCGAGCTCTCCTTCCTGCCCCGCCTCGCAAAGGAGGGGCTCGCCCTTCCCCTGGACGCCCACCTCCAGGACCTGCCCCAGGACCTCTACCCCGCCCCCCTCAAGGCGGGCCAGGTGCAGGGAAGGACCTACGGCCTTCCCCTCGGGGTCTCGGTCCCCGCCCTCTACTACAACAAGGACGCCTTCCGCGCCAAGGGGCTTAAGCCCCTGAGCTCTCATCACTTTCCTCCCCCCAGTTCCTGA
- a CDS encoding flavin reductase family protein: MRSYLPQGPLPAFYHYYPGVPAVVGVRVGERVNFCPAVWNTGLSANPPLFGVSISPKRFTHGLLLKARRFSASFHPFEQKDLVHWLGSRSGREVDKGQAPHFLGHLGVPILEGAYAAYELELLEVHTLGDHDLFVGRVVAVWEEEGLLDEKGRPKPGLSLLYYGKGLYGRPAEETFAP, from the coding sequence GTGAGGAGCTACCTCCCCCAAGGCCCCCTCCCCGCCTTCTACCACTACTACCCCGGCGTCCCCGCCGTGGTGGGGGTGCGGGTGGGGGAGAGGGTGAACTTCTGCCCGGCGGTGTGGAACACGGGCCTCTCCGCCAACCCGCCCCTCTTCGGGGTTTCCATCAGCCCCAAGCGCTTCACCCACGGCCTCCTCCTGAAGGCCCGCCGCTTCTCGGCAAGCTTCCACCCCTTTGAGCAAAAGGACCTCGTCCACTGGCTGGGAAGCCGCTCGGGCCGGGAGGTGGACAAGGGCCAGGCCCCCCACTTCCTGGGCCATCTGGGAGTGCCCATCCTGGAAGGGGCCTACGCCGCCTACGAGCTTGAGCTCCTCGAGGTCCACACCCTCGGCGACCACGACCTCTTCGTGGGCCGGGTGGTGGCGGTCTGGGAGGAGGAAGGCCTCCTGGACGAGAAGGGAAGGCCTAAGCCTGGCCTTTCCCTCCTCTACTACGGCAAGGGCCTCTACGGGCGCCCCGCCGAGGAGACCTTCGCGCCGTGA
- a CDS encoding DNA polymerase III subunit delta' encodes MALHPAHPGAIIGHEAVLALLPRLTAQTLLFSGPEGVGRRTVARWYAWGLNRGFPPPSLGEHPDVLEVGPKARDLRGRAEVRLEEVAPLLEWFSSHPRERVKVAILDSAHLLTEAAANALLKLLEEPPSYARIVLIAPSRATLLPTLASRATEVAFAPVPEEALRALTQDPELLRYAAGAPGRLLRALQDPEGYRARMARAQRVLKASPLERLALLRELLAEEEGVHALHAVLERPEHLLALERAREALEGYVSPELVLARLALDLGT; translated from the coding sequence ATGGCTCTACACCCGGCTCACCCTGGGGCAATAATCGGGCACGAGGCCGTTCTCGCCCTCCTTCCCCGCCTCACCGCCCAGACCCTGCTCTTCTCCGGCCCCGAGGGGGTGGGGCGGCGCACCGTGGCCCGCTGGTACGCCTGGGGGCTCAACCGCGGCTTCCCCCCGCCCTCCCTGGGGGAGCACCCGGACGTCCTCGAGGTGGGGCCCAAGGCCCGGGACCTCCGGGGCCGGGCCGAGGTGCGGCTGGAGGAGGTGGCGCCCCTCTTGGAGTGGTTCTCCAGCCACCCCCGGGAGCGGGTGAAGGTGGCCATCTTGGACTCGGCCCACCTCCTCACCGAGGCCGCGGCCAACGCCCTCCTCAAGCTCCTGGAGGAGCCCCCTTCCTACGCCCGCATCGTCCTCATCGCCCCAAGCCGCGCCACCCTCCTCCCCACCCTGGCCTCCCGGGCCACGGAGGTGGCCTTCGCCCCCGTGCCCGAGGAGGCCCTGCGCGCCCTCACCCAGGACCCGGAGCTCCTCCGCTACGCCGCCGGGGCTCCGGGCCGCCTCCTTAGGGCCCTCCAGGACCCGGAGGGGTACCGGGCCCGCATGGCCAGGGCGCAAAGGGTCCTGAAGGCCTCGCCCCTGGAGCGCCTCGCCCTGCTTCGGGAGCTTTTGGCCGAGGAGGAGGGGGTCCACGCCCTCCACGCCGTCTTGGAGCGCCCGGAACACCTTCTCGCCCTGGAGCGGGCGCGGGAGGCCCTGGAGGGGTACGTGAGCCCCGAGCTGGTCCTCGCCCGGCTGGCCTTAGACTTAGGGACATGA
- a CDS encoding extracellular solute-binding protein codes for MRGLALGLFLSLALAQVEIPLWHTLGEGGFLEAEAEAFNRSQGRFRILPRFVGDYRELGVLLAAALRNGTAPPVAQVELGFLPVLALEGLAVPLPPPGIPGLDPALLRLGEVGGRLYGYPVGVSVAVLFYNREAFGARGLSPPKDFAELGRVARALSTRSAKGLLFSADVYSFAALVLAQGGRLAQAGRPALDGEGALRTLEYLEALKREGVLQVRSATEILAAGADFLRTKAFMALGPSTLLRAVEGRTRLPFAIGLAPLPLEPQGRVAASGSVLVAFRHAGPEAREGLLAFYRHLAEGHRQLALARGTLYLPLNLEAQEAWRKEEAGRLLLDQKPRLAPWHQEAPLLLWAPPLEEALEKALKGNVPPKKALEEAQARASRRP; via the coding sequence ATGCGAGGGCTTGCCCTCGGCCTTTTCCTGAGCCTGGCCCTGGCCCAAGTGGAAATCCCCCTCTGGCACACCCTGGGGGAGGGGGGGTTCCTGGAGGCGGAGGCCGAAGCCTTCAACCGTTCCCAGGGGCGCTTCCGGATCCTCCCCCGGTTCGTGGGGGACTATAGGGAGCTCGGCGTCCTCCTCGCCGCCGCGCTTCGCAACGGCACGGCGCCTCCCGTGGCCCAAGTGGAGCTCGGCTTCCTTCCGGTCCTCGCCCTGGAGGGGCTGGCGGTCCCCCTTCCTCCTCCGGGAATCCCTGGCCTGGACCCTGCCCTTCTGCGCCTAGGGGAGGTGGGAGGGAGGCTTTACGGCTACCCGGTGGGCGTTTCCGTGGCGGTGCTTTTTTACAACCGGGAGGCTTTCGGAGCCCGGGGGCTTTCGCCTCCTAAGGATTTCGCCGAGCTGGGGAGGGTGGCCCGGGCGCTTTCCACCCGCTCGGCGAAGGGGCTCCTCTTCTCCGCTGACGTCTACAGCTTCGCCGCCTTGGTCTTGGCCCAAGGGGGGAGGCTTGCCCAAGCAGGTCGTCCCGCCTTGGACGGGGAAGGAGCCCTTCGCACCCTGGAGTACCTCGAGGCCTTAAAGCGGGAGGGGGTCCTCCAGGTGCGCTCCGCCACGGAAATTCTCGCTGCGGGAGCGGACTTCCTCAGGACGAAGGCGTTTATGGCCCTAGGCCCCTCCACCCTCCTTCGCGCCGTGGAGGGCCGCACCCGGCTTCCCTTCGCCATAGGTCTTGCCCCGCTTCCCTTGGAGCCTCAAGGTCGGGTGGCCGCCTCCGGCTCGGTGCTGGTGGCCTTCCGCCACGCGGGCCCGGAGGCGAGGGAAGGCCTTCTCGCCTTTTACCGCCACCTGGCCGAGGGCCACCGACAGCTCGCCTTGGCCCGGGGTACCCTCTACCTGCCTCTGAACCTAGAGGCCCAGGAGGCTTGGCGCAAGGAAGAGGCGGGCCGCCTCCTCCTGGACCAGAAGCCCCGCCTTGCCCCATGGCACCAGGAAGCCCCCCTCCTCCTCTGGGCGCCTCCCTTGGAGGAGGCTTTGGAGAAGGCTTTAAAAGGAAACGTGCCCCCTAAAAAGGCCTTGGAGGAGGCCCAGGCTCGGGCCTCGAGGAGGCCCTAA
- a CDS encoding ABC transporter permease: protein MSLDAAFLTALLLSTLRQTTPLLLTALGGMFSERSGVTNIALEGILLFGALTAAVVVERLEAALGPGPHPWLPWVGVVSAMGVGGLVAFVHALVSIKYRADQIISATAINLLALGAPSLVLTYFYGNATSSKEVVNRLPLLFGLSPVVYLAFLLVPLSWWVLFKTPFGLRLRAVGEHPEAADTLGVNVHRMRYIGVVLSGVLAGLAGAYLSIGFLNQFVRGMSAGMGFIALAAMIFGNWHPAGILFSTLLFGLASALAIQLQGSEILPAVLVQAFPYVVTVLVLAGFIGRSRPPAAVGKPYEK from the coding sequence ATGAGTCTGGACGCCGCCTTCCTCACCGCGCTTCTCCTCTCTACCCTGCGCCAGACCACGCCCCTCCTCCTCACCGCCCTCGGGGGGATGTTCTCGGAGAGGAGCGGGGTGACGAACATCGCCCTGGAAGGGATCCTCCTCTTCGGCGCCCTCACGGCGGCGGTGGTGGTGGAGCGCCTCGAGGCCGCCCTAGGCCCCGGGCCCCATCCCTGGCTCCCCTGGGTGGGGGTGGTGAGCGCCATGGGGGTAGGGGGCCTGGTGGCCTTCGTCCACGCCCTGGTTTCCATCAAGTACCGCGCGGACCAGATCATCAGCGCCACCGCCATCAACCTCCTGGCCCTGGGGGCCCCAAGCCTCGTCCTCACCTACTTCTACGGCAACGCCACGAGCTCCAAGGAGGTGGTAAACCGCCTCCCCCTCCTCTTCGGCCTCTCCCCCGTGGTCTACCTGGCCTTCCTCCTGGTGCCCTTAAGCTGGTGGGTCCTCTTCAAGACCCCCTTCGGCCTCCGCCTGCGGGCCGTGGGGGAGCACCCCGAGGCCGCGGACACCCTGGGGGTGAACGTCCACCGCATGCGCTACATCGGGGTGGTCCTCTCCGGGGTTTTGGCGGGGCTTGCGGGGGCCTACCTCTCCATCGGCTTCCTGAACCAGTTCGTGCGGGGCATGTCGGCGGGGATGGGCTTCATCGCCCTGGCGGCCATGATCTTCGGCAACTGGCACCCCGCGGGCATCCTCTTCTCCACCCTCCTCTTCGGCCTCGCCTCGGCCCTCGCCATCCAGCTCCAGGGGAGCGAGATCCTCCCCGCCGTCTTGGTCCAAGCCTTCCCCTACGTGGTCACGGTCCTGGTCCTGGCGGGCTTCATCGGCCGGAGCCGCCCCCCGGCCGCCGTGGGCAAGCCCTACGAGAAGTAG